One window of the Lactococcus lactis genome contains the following:
- the asnS gene encoding asparagine--tRNA ligase, whose product MKDLISIIDVKDHVGETVKIGAWVADKSGKGKLQFLQLRDGTAFFQAVVFKPNMIEKFGEEEGTAKFDEIKHLSQETSVYVTGVVKEDSRSKFGYELDVTDLEVIGQSHDYPITPKEHGVEFLLDNRHLWLRSKRQMAMMQVRNAIIYASYDFFAKNGFIKFDSPILSGNAAENTTELFETDYFGNSAFLSQSGQLYLEAGAMALGRVFDFGPVFRAEKSKTRRHLTEFWMMDAEYPFVTHDESLDIQEAYVKALIQGVLDNAAYALETLERDTSMLQKYIDTPFKRVSYDEAIDLLQAHENDEDTDYEHVEHGDDFGSPHETWISNYYGVPTFIVNYPASFKAFYMKPVPGNPERVLCADLLAPEGYGEIIGGSERETDYDLLLKKIADFGLDPKDYDWYLELRKFGSVPHAGFGLGLERMVTFVAGTEHIREAIPFPRMINRIQP is encoded by the coding sequence ATGAAAGACTTAATTTCAATCATCGACGTCAAGGACCACGTTGGTGAAACAGTAAAAATCGGCGCTTGGGTTGCTGACAAATCAGGTAAAGGGAAACTTCAATTTCTTCAACTTCGCGATGGAACAGCATTTTTCCAAGCTGTTGTTTTCAAACCAAATATGATTGAAAAATTTGGTGAAGAAGAAGGAACAGCTAAATTTGATGAAATTAAACATCTCTCACAAGAAACTTCAGTTTATGTGACAGGTGTCGTTAAAGAAGATTCACGTTCAAAATTTGGTTATGAACTTGATGTGACTGATTTGGAAGTGATTGGTCAATCACATGATTATCCAATTACGCCAAAAGAACACGGCGTTGAATTCCTCCTTGATAACCGCCATTTATGGTTGCGTTCAAAACGTCAAATGGCAATGATGCAAGTGCGTAATGCAATCATCTATGCAAGTTATGATTTCTTTGCGAAAAATGGCTTCATTAAGTTTGATAGTCCAATTCTTTCAGGAAATGCTGCTGAAAACACAACAGAACTCTTTGAAACAGATTATTTTGGTAATTCTGCTTTCTTGTCACAATCAGGACAACTTTATCTTGAAGCTGGAGCAATGGCTCTTGGACGTGTTTTCGACTTTGGACCAGTATTCCGTGCTGAAAAATCAAAAACTCGTCGTCATTTGACAGAATTTTGGATGATGGATGCAGAATATCCATTTGTTACTCATGATGAATCATTGGATATTCAAGAAGCGTATGTGAAAGCTTTGATTCAAGGTGTTTTGGATAATGCTGCTTATGCTCTTGAAACACTTGAACGTGATACAAGCATGTTGCAAAAGTATATTGATACACCTTTCAAACGTGTTTCTTATGATGAGGCTATTGATTTGTTGCAAGCACACGAAAATGATGAAGATACAGATTATGAGCATGTAGAACATGGGGATGACTTCGGTTCGCCTCATGAAACATGGATTTCAAATTACTATGGTGTTCCAACATTTATCGTCAACTATCCTGCAAGTTTTAAAGCTTTCTACATGAAACCAGTCCCTGGTAACCCAGAACGCGTTTTGTGTGCTGACCTTTTGGCTCCAGAAGGCTATGGCGAAATCATTGGTGGTTCAGAACGTGAAACTGATTATGATTTGTTACTTAAGAAAATTGCTGATTTCGGTTTAGATCCTAAAGATTATGATTGGTATTTAGAACTTCGTAAATTTGGTTCAGTTCCTCATGCTGGTTTCGGACTTGGTCTTGAACGTATGGTTACTTTTGTCGCTGGGACAGAACATATTCGTGAAGCAATTCCATTCCCACGTATGATTAACCGTATCCAACCTTAA
- a CDS encoding nucleoside triphosphate pyrophosphohydrolase family protein produces MDLDAYQKAIIKFDLNEKIESQNKVDFAFVDKVLGLSGEAGEVADKVKKVIRDQKGKLSANDKKAIGQELGDILWYVATSARYLGISLEQIASENIEKLESRLSRGKISGSGDER; encoded by the coding sequence ATGGATTTAGATGCTTACCAAAAAGCAATTATCAAATTTGATTTGAATGAAAAAATAGAGAGTCAAAATAAAGTAGATTTTGCATTTGTGGATAAAGTTTTGGGATTATCTGGTGAAGCAGGTGAAGTGGCTGACAAGGTAAAAAAAGTTATCCGTGACCAAAAGGGAAAGCTGTCAGCCAATGATAAAAAGGCCATCGGTCAGGAGCTTGGTGATATTCTTTGGTATGTAGCAACGAGTGCACGTTATCTAGGAATTTCTCTTGAACAAATTGCGAGTGAAAATATTGAGAAATTAGAGAGTCGATTGAGTCGTGGCAAGATTTCAGGCTCAGGGGATGAGAGATGA
- a CDS encoding thiamine diphosphokinase, with the protein MKILIVAGLTDFIPNESFDKYIGVDRGSLFLVEKGYQLALAIGDFDSVSKIELEKISVSTDRLIKLPAEKDLTDLEAALDLVLEYFADAEIVIAGALGGRLDHLLTNAYLATRPKYQALAPKMTLVDRQNLVTYLLPGQHLLKRKLTYQYVGFVQVETKDSLAIEEAKYPLKAEDNFSQIYASNEFISDQMKVSFNQGMVIVIYSGDSHKK; encoded by the coding sequence ATGAAAATATTGATTGTGGCTGGTTTGACAGATTTTATACCTAATGAAAGTTTTGATAAATATATTGGTGTGGATAGAGGGTCACTATTTTTAGTGGAAAAAGGTTATCAATTGGCTCTAGCAATTGGTGATTTTGATTCTGTCAGTAAAATTGAACTTGAAAAAATTTCTGTCAGTACTGACAGATTGATTAAATTGCCTGCTGAAAAAGATTTGACAGACTTAGAAGCGGCTTTAGATCTTGTTTTAGAGTATTTTGCTGATGCGGAAATTGTAATTGCTGGTGCTTTAGGTGGACGTTTGGACCATTTACTGACCAATGCTTATTTAGCAACACGACCAAAATATCAAGCCCTCGCTCCAAAAATGACTTTAGTTGACCGACAAAATTTGGTGACCTATTTGTTGCCTGGTCAGCATTTACTAAAGAGAAAGCTAACTTACCAATATGTTGGATTTGTTCAAGTAGAAACAAAGGATAGTTTAGCCATTGAAGAAGCAAAATATCCTTTGAAAGCAGAGGATAATTTTAGTCAAATCTATGCTAGTAATGAATTTATCAGTGACCAAATGAAAGTTTCATTCAATCAGGGAATGGTCATTGTAATTTATTCAGGTGATTCGCATAAAAAATAA
- a CDS encoding Gfo/Idh/MocA family protein, protein MIIGVIGATSNIANKAYLPVYAKMQADHRFILYSRQWEKAEEVRKHYKFEYATEDLSALETVDLVIIHAATSQHFELAKRYLSAGVPVLMDKPVSEKLAEVKELQKIADQNNTLFVVAFNRRFAPQTAKLKALPDKNMVKVSKNLANSASEKITFLMYDIFIHPLDTLIYLLDDEILEVNYSLKKNQDGQLTRAIVMLETATTSGIATMNLEAGAFTEEFTVESPRESLRLSELCELEKFTGIDRQKFGISGWQSATYNRGFDEIISAMVLAVEKFDGQNRQELLTELKQENILKSHEIIDQMLK, encoded by the coding sequence ATGATTATTGGAGTCATTGGGGCAACATCAAATATTGCAAATAAGGCTTATTTACCAGTTTATGCGAAAATGCAGGCGGACCATCGTTTTATTTTGTATTCTCGTCAGTGGGAAAAAGCTGAAGAAGTTCGCAAACATTATAAATTTGAATATGCGACAGAGGACTTGTCAGCACTAGAAACTGTGGATTTGGTTATTATTCATGCGGCAACTTCCCAACATTTTGAGTTAGCTAAAAGATATTTGTCAGCGGGAGTTCCTGTTTTAATGGATAAACCTGTTTCAGAAAAATTAGCCGAAGTAAAAGAATTGCAAAAAATTGCTGACCAAAATAATACTTTATTTGTCGTCGCTTTTAATCGCAGATTTGCACCACAAACAGCTAAATTAAAAGCTCTCCCAGATAAAAATATGGTGAAAGTAAGTAAAAATTTAGCAAATTCTGCCAGTGAAAAAATTACATTTTTAATGTACGATATTTTTATTCACCCTCTGGACACCTTGATTTATTTGCTAGATGATGAGATTTTAGAAGTCAATTATTCATTAAAGAAGAATCAAGACGGGCAATTAACAAGAGCAATTGTTATGCTAGAAACAGCGACAACGAGTGGAATTGCCACAATGAACTTAGAAGCTGGTGCCTTTACTGAAGAATTTACAGTAGAAAGTCCTAGAGAAAGCCTTCGCTTGTCAGAACTGTGCGAACTTGAAAAATTTACAGGAATTGACCGTCAAAAATTTGGAATAAGTGGTTGGCAAAGTGCGACATACAATCGTGGTTTTGATGAAATTATTTCTGCCATGGTTCTAGCGGTTGAAAAATTTGATGGTCAAAATCGTCAAGAATTACTGACAGAACTTAAACAAGAAAATATTCTAAAATCCCACGAAATCATTGACCAAATGTTAAAATGA
- a CDS encoding amino acid permease, giving the protein MENSTGLKSSLKTRHIVMLSLGGAIGSGLFLGSGKVIAQAGPSVLLSYILAGLTLYVVMYGVGKMVIHQDEHKAGMAGVVAPFIGDHWAHFADWVYWATWMAVLIAEEAGVSTFLAMLIPGVPLWVFALIVAVLGTAINLWSVRAFAETEYWLAFIKVAVILILIALGIYLLVINDAHLGFVADTAQKVSTKSTAPSFAPNGFSGFLTSLLVVIFSFGGSELAAITVAETENPKVAIPRAIRGVLIRIISFYVIPIFLFLHLLPWSEVSNPDAASPFATIFARVGIPHTDKIVLVIIVIAIFSAVNSAIYATSRSLYSRIQGSNSYVGQRLGKLSKNQVPTNAILVSSFVLFIGVLLSAILGDGFWQFVAGSISFTISIVWILLLVAALVLYFKHKEVTNWFVKLATLVVLIALTIIFIMQIVTNPWTLSVFALVICLLSYFTYRKKKA; this is encoded by the coding sequence ATGGAAAATTCTACAGGCTTGAAGTCTTCTTTAAAGACTCGCCACATTGTTATGCTCTCACTTGGGGGAGCGATTGGTTCAGGACTATTTTTAGGTTCTGGAAAAGTCATTGCACAGGCTGGGCCAAGTGTATTACTCTCATACATCTTAGCTGGACTGACACTTTATGTTGTCATGTATGGTGTTGGGAAAATGGTCATCCATCAAGATGAACATAAGGCTGGAATGGCCGGAGTTGTTGCTCCTTTTATTGGGGACCACTGGGCGCATTTTGCGGACTGGGTTTACTGGGCAACTTGGATGGCCGTCCTAATTGCAGAAGAAGCAGGGGTATCAACTTTCCTTGCCATGCTAATTCCTGGAGTGCCATTATGGGTTTTCGCCCTGATTGTAGCAGTTCTTGGAACAGCAATTAATCTCTGGTCAGTTAGAGCTTTTGCCGAAACGGAATATTGGCTTGCATTTATTAAAGTCGCTGTTATTTTAATTTTAATTGCACTCGGAATTTATTTATTAGTTATTAATGATGCTCATCTTGGTTTTGTTGCTGATACCGCTCAAAAAGTATCGACTAAAAGTACAGCACCAAGCTTTGCTCCTAATGGCTTTTCAGGATTTTTAACTTCATTATTAGTTGTTATTTTCTCATTTGGTGGTTCTGAATTGGCAGCAATTACAGTTGCTGAAACGGAAAATCCAAAAGTAGCGATTCCGAGAGCTATTCGAGGTGTTTTAATTCGGATTATTAGTTTTTATGTTATTCCAATCTTTTTATTCTTGCATTTATTACCATGGAGCGAAGTTTCAAATCCAGATGCAGCAAGTCCATTTGCTACAATTTTTGCTCGAGTAGGAATTCCACACACTGATAAAATCGTTCTCGTAATTATTGTTATTGCAATTTTCTCAGCGGTTAACTCAGCAATTTATGCCACTTCACGCTCACTCTATTCACGCATTCAAGGTTCAAATTCTTATGTGGGTCAAAGATTGGGCAAATTATCTAAAAATCAAGTCCCAACGAATGCGATTTTAGTTTCATCATTTGTTTTGTTTATTGGTGTACTTTTGTCAGCAATTTTGGGTGATGGATTCTGGCAATTTGTGGCTGGTTCGATTTCATTTACGATTTCAATTGTTTGGATTCTCCTTTTAGTCGCTGCTCTTGTTTTATATTTTAAACATAAAGAAGTAACGAATTGGTTTGTTAAGTTGGCAACACTTGTTGTGCTTATTGCTTTAACGATTATCTTCATCATGCAAATTGTCACTAATCCATGGACTTTGTCAGTCTTTGCTCTAGTGATTTGCCTCCTTTCTTACTTTACTTACCGAAAGAAAAAAGCATAA
- a CDS encoding GIY-YIG nuclease family protein produces the protein MNQYFTYILQCSDKTLYCGYTTDLEKRLATHNSGKGAKYTKTRLPVKLLASVDFDNKNDAMSCEWWFKHKLVRKQKLSLIKNDLIKEKFIEYLELKQKKNILLK, from the coding sequence ATGAACCAATATTTTACTTACATTTTACAATGCTCAGATAAGACTCTCTACTGTGGCTATACCACTGATTTAGAAAAAAGACTCGCCACTCATAACTCTGGTAAAGGGGCGAAATATACAAAAACAAGATTGCCAGTTAAGCTGCTTGCCTCTGTTGATTTTGATAATAAAAATGATGCCATGTCTTGTGAATGGTGGTTTAAACATAAACTTGTTCGCAAACAAAAATTGTCACTTATCAAAAATGATTTAATCAAAGAAAAGTTTATTGAATACCTAGAGCTCAAACAAAAGAAAAACATTCTTTTAAAATGA
- a CDS encoding histidine phosphatase family protein, which yields MKLYLVRHGETRSIQQNLLTGWLNSPLTGTGIQQSEILADKLSSVKFDLILSSDLQGAKETAMIISNKIGALLLFEPLLRERGLGKLENQTKENRDWAQLNIENEENLTLGIESLASIHERAKIFLEKLPQLFPSAQNILIVSHNGMINQFQKIWEPTHEFTPFEFLTILEKNL from the coding sequence ATGAAATTATATTTAGTCAGACATGGTGAAACGCGAAGTATTCAGCAAAATTTGCTGACGGGTTGGTTGAACAGTCCTCTCACTGGCACAGGAATTCAACAGTCCGAAATTTTAGCTGACAAACTTTCGTCAGTAAAATTTGACTTGATTTTATCATCAGATTTACAAGGTGCTAAGGAAACTGCAATGATAATTTCTAATAAAATAGGAGCCTTACTACTCTTTGAACCTTTATTACGTGAACGAGGCCTTGGAAAATTGGAAAATCAAACAAAAGAAAATCGAGATTGGGCACAACTTAATATAGAAAATGAAGAAAATCTTACTTTAGGTATTGAATCTCTTGCTTCTATTCATGAACGTGCTAAAATATTTTTAGAAAAACTTCCTCAACTTTTTCCTTCTGCTCAAAATATTCTCATTGTTTCTCACAATGGAATGATCAATCAATTTCAAAAGATTTGGGAGCCTACTCATGAATTTACTCCTTTTGAATTTCTCACTATTTTAGAAAAAAACTTATGA
- the uvrA gene encoding excinuclease ABC subunit UvrA, with translation MPQDKIVIHGAREHNLKNIDVEIPRDKLVVVTGVSGSGKSSLAFETLYAEGQRRYVESLSAYARQFLGNMDKPDVDSIDGLSPAISIDQKTTSKNPRSTVGTVTEINDYLRLLYARVGTPYCVNGHGKISAQSVEEIVEQILELPEKTRLQILAPVVRTKKGTHVKMFERIQKDGYVRVRVDGEVYDISEVPELDKNKKHNIEIVIDRIVVKEGIRSRLFDSVEAALHQAEGYVIVDKMDGSELLFSEFYACPVCGFTVPELEPRLFSFNAPFGSCPDCDGLGVKLEPDVDLLIPDTSKTLREGAIIYWYGKASTYYPALLEQAMEQFGIDLDRPWEKLSEKEQQIVLYGNGDKLFHFLHEGDFGLRDQDMTFVGVIPNLWRRYRSGMSESAREMARSYMTELTCTTCHGYRLNDQALSVKVGEKNIAEFSILSIGDTLDYVKSLVLSANNEIIAKPILKEIKDRLTFLKNVGLDYLTLSRSSGTLSGGESQRIRLATQIGSNLSGVLYILDEPSIGLHQRDNDRLIESLQKMRDLGNTLIVVEHDEDTMMAADWLIDVGPGAGDLGGEIIASGTPKQVMKNKKSLTGQYLSGKRAIPVPEKRRAIDKKKMVKITGASENNLQNLDVEFPMGVMTAVTGVSGSGKSTLVNSILKKSLAQKLNHNSEKPGKHKKITGYEGIERLIDIDQSPIGRTPRSNPATYTSVFDDIRDLFANTNEAKIRGYKKGRFSFNVKGGRCEACSGDGIIKIEMHFLPDVYVPCEVCHGRRYNSETLEVHYKGKNISEVLDMRVSDGLEFFRHIPKIERKLQTIVDVGLGYVTLGQPATTLSGGEAQRMKLASELQKRSNGKAFYILDEPTTGLHSEDIATLIQVLDRLVEQGNTIVVIEHNLDVIKTADYIIDLGPEGGAGGGTILAKGRPEEVAKVADSYTGQYLKAKLEK, from the coding sequence ATGCCACAAGATAAAATAGTAATACATGGTGCACGTGAGCACAATTTAAAAAATATAGATGTTGAAATTCCAAGAGATAAATTAGTTGTTGTTACTGGGGTTTCAGGGTCTGGGAAATCATCTCTGGCCTTTGAAACTTTATATGCAGAAGGTCAACGTCGATATGTTGAATCTTTGTCAGCTTATGCCAGACAGTTTTTAGGAAATATGGATAAACCAGATGTTGATTCAATTGATGGTTTGTCGCCAGCAATCTCTATTGACCAAAAAACAACTTCTAAAAATCCTCGCTCAACAGTCGGGACGGTTACGGAAATTAATGACTATTTGCGTCTATTATACGCCCGTGTTGGGACGCCATATTGTGTGAATGGTCATGGAAAAATTTCGGCACAGTCAGTTGAAGAAATTGTTGAACAAATTCTTGAACTCCCTGAAAAAACACGTTTACAAATTCTCGCTCCTGTCGTACGTACCAAAAAAGGGACTCATGTTAAAATGTTTGAGCGTATCCAAAAAGATGGTTATGTTCGTGTTCGTGTTGATGGCGAAGTTTATGATATTTCAGAAGTTCCAGAACTTGATAAAAATAAAAAGCACAACATTGAAATTGTCATTGACCGGATTGTTGTAAAAGAAGGAATTCGTTCGCGTCTTTTTGACTCTGTAGAGGCTGCGCTTCATCAGGCTGAGGGTTATGTTATTGTTGATAAAATGGATGGTTCAGAGCTTTTATTTAGTGAATTTTATGCCTGTCCAGTTTGTGGATTTACTGTTCCAGAACTTGAACCACGCCTCTTCTCATTCAATGCTCCTTTTGGCTCATGCCCAGATTGTGATGGTTTAGGAGTTAAATTGGAACCCGATGTCGATTTATTGATTCCTGATACAAGCAAAACACTGCGTGAGGGAGCAATTATCTATTGGTATGGGAAAGCCTCAACTTATTACCCTGCTCTTTTAGAGCAAGCAATGGAGCAATTCGGCATTGATTTAGATAGGCCTTGGGAAAAACTGTCAGAAAAAGAACAACAAATTGTTTTATATGGAAATGGAGATAAACTTTTCCATTTTCTGCACGAAGGAGATTTTGGATTACGTGACCAAGATATGACCTTTGTTGGGGTCATTCCTAATCTTTGGCGGCGTTATCGTTCAGGAATGAGCGAGTCAGCTAGAGAAATGGCGCGTTCTTACATGACTGAATTGACTTGTACGACTTGTCATGGTTATCGTTTAAATGATCAAGCACTTTCTGTTAAAGTGGGAGAGAAAAATATTGCTGAATTTTCAATTCTGTCAATTGGCGATACGCTTGATTATGTGAAAAGTTTAGTTCTTTCTGCAAATAATGAAATTATCGCAAAACCTATTTTGAAAGAAATTAAAGACCGTTTGACTTTCTTGAAAAATGTTGGTTTGGATTATCTTACGCTATCTCGTTCAAGCGGAACACTCTCTGGTGGAGAGTCACAACGCATTCGTTTAGCGACACAAATTGGTTCAAATTTATCAGGCGTTTTGTATATTTTGGATGAACCTTCCATTGGTTTACATCAAAGAGATAATGACAGACTGATTGAGTCTTTACAAAAGATGCGTGATTTGGGGAATACGTTAATTGTCGTTGAACATGATGAGGACACGATGATGGCAGCCGATTGGCTTATTGATGTTGGGCCTGGGGCAGGTGATTTAGGAGGTGAAATTATTGCCTCTGGAACACCAAAACAAGTCATGAAAAATAAAAAATCACTGACAGGGCAATATTTGTCAGGAAAAAGAGCCATTCCAGTTCCCGAAAAACGTCGAGCCATTGATAAGAAAAAAATGGTCAAGATTACAGGTGCAAGTGAGAACAACTTGCAAAACCTTGACGTTGAGTTTCCAATGGGAGTTATGACGGCTGTAACTGGGGTTTCTGGTTCTGGTAAATCAACTTTAGTTAACAGTATTTTAAAGAAATCATTAGCTCAAAAATTGAATCACAACTCAGAGAAACCTGGTAAGCATAAAAAAATTACTGGTTATGAAGGAATTGAGCGTTTGATTGATATTGACCAAAGTCCAATTGGTCGAACTCCACGTTCAAATCCGGCTACTTATACCAGCGTCTTTGATGACATTCGTGATTTATTTGCCAATACAAATGAAGCAAAAATTCGTGGTTATAAAAAAGGACGTTTCTCATTTAATGTTAAAGGTGGACGTTGTGAAGCCTGTTCTGGTGATGGAATCATCAAAATTGAAATGCATTTCTTGCCGGATGTTTATGTTCCATGTGAAGTTTGCCATGGCAGACGTTACAATTCAGAAACTTTAGAAGTTCATTATAAAGGGAAGAATATTTCGGAAGTACTCGATATGCGCGTGTCTGATGGCTTGGAATTCTTCCGTCATATTCCAAAAATTGAACGTAAACTCCAAACGATTGTTGATGTAGGTTTGGGATATGTGACGCTTGGACAACCGGCAACTACTTTATCAGGAGGGGAAGCTCAACGGATGAAATTAGCTTCTGAATTACAAAAACGTTCAAATGGTAAAGCTTTTTATATCTTGGATGAACCAACAACTGGTTTGCACAGTGAAGATATTGCGACCCTGATTCAAGTATTAGACCGTTTGGTTGAACAAGGAAATACGATTGTTGTCATTGAACATAATTTGGACGTTATTAAAACAGCAGATTACATCATCGACTTAGGTCCAGAAGGTGGTGCTGGTGGTGGAACAATTCTTGCTAAAGGAAGACCAGAAGAAGTTGCAAAAGTTGCTGACAGCTATACTGGTCAGTATTTGAAAGCAAAATTGGAAAAATAA
- a CDS encoding uracil-DNA glycosylase family protein, translating to MDKFKEIFEAIKADPQNKEYTKEGIEPLYSVHKEAKICIIGQAPGIRAQESRLFWNDPSGDRLRDWLGIDRTTFYESNKISILPLDFYFPGKGKSGDLPPRAGFAQKWHKELLEEMPEIELFILVGSYAIKYYLNLKSSAKTTEVIRDFEAYLPKYFPLVHPSPRNNIWLAKNPWFEPELLPELKKRVAQLMK from the coding sequence ATGGATAAATTTAAGGAAATTTTTGAAGCGATTAAAGCTGACCCACAGAACAAAGAATATACAAAAGAAGGGATAGAGCCGCTTTATTCTGTCCATAAAGAAGCAAAAATTTGTATTATTGGTCAGGCGCCAGGTATTCGAGCACAAGAATCACGACTCTTTTGGAATGATCCGTCAGGTGACCGCCTGCGTGATTGGCTTGGAATTGACCGAACCACTTTTTATGAGTCAAATAAAATATCTATTTTGCCTTTAGATTTTTATTTTCCTGGAAAAGGAAAATCAGGTGATCTGCCACCTCGGGCAGGTTTTGCTCAAAAATGGCATAAAGAACTTTTAGAAGAAATGCCTGAGATTGAACTTTTTATTCTAGTAGGTTCTTATGCCATAAAGTATTATTTAAATTTAAAATCATCAGCAAAAACAACAGAAGTGATTCGTGATTTTGAAGCTTACTTACCAAAATATTTTCCGCTTGTTCATCCCAGCCCACGAAATAATATTTGGTTAGCCAAAAATCCGTGGTTTGAGCCTGAACTTTTACCAGAACTAAAAAAAAGAGTTGCTCAATTAATGAAATAA
- a CDS encoding helix-turn-helix domain-containing protein codes for MGRGTLTPQEEELKKLISNNIRQKIKEKGVSQAEFARKAGIPPTTLSGYIKGVTRPNAGNLQKISDSLGILKSDIDPSYKKGYSLEDWQSKQEQTSTVAEIVEVSKSLNDIRQEKVLSFAKNEKKEQEKESTKIVALKNGEQNQTVDLADLVDDSKVDWDKWVSFDGKPLTDEIKNAMKLALGKRLEDKDK; via the coding sequence ATGGGAAGAGGAACTTTAACACCTCAAGAAGAGGAATTAAAAAAACTTATTTCTAATAATATTAGACAAAAAATAAAAGAAAAAGGAGTTTCGCAAGCTGAATTTGCTAGAAAAGCTGGAATTCCTCCAACAACATTATCCGGCTATATAAAAGGAGTCACGAGACCTAATGCGGGTAATCTTCAAAAAATTTCTGATAGCTTAGGAATATTAAAATCTGATATTGATCCTTCATATAAAAAAGGCTACTCTTTAGAGGATTGGCAAAGTAAGCAAGAACAAACTTCAACTGTGGCCGAAATAGTGGAAGTCAGCAAGTCTCTAAATGATATACGGCAGGAAAAAGTTCTTAGTTTTGCTAAAAATGAAAAAAAAGAGCAAGAAAAAGAAAGTACAAAAATTGTTGCTTTGAAAAATGGAGAACAAAACCAAACTGTTGATCTGGCTGATTTAGTAGATGATAGCAAAGTTGATTGGGATAAATGGGTTTCATTTGACGGCAAACCTTTGACTGATGAAATAAAAAATGCCATGAAACTTGCTCTTGGGAAACGTTTGGAAGATAAGGATAAATAA
- a CDS encoding DUF722 domain-containing protein, which produces MVDPLDELMSDYITGMLEVKINYIKKTNTSIKNEHMLESNRDYQKKCVQKEVLDGMMASIENLLIKQIIIARFKYHLTWVNVGKRVCVEESTARKQYVKFKKELRKNLTTPLNEE; this is translated from the coding sequence ATGGTAGATCCGCTTGATGAGTTGATGAGTGATTATATAACTGGAATGTTGGAGGTGAAAATCAATTATATAAAAAAAACGAATACATCTATAAAGAATGAGCACATGCTTGAAAGTAATCGAGATTATCAAAAAAAATGTGTTCAAAAGGAGGTCTTAGATGGGATGATGGCTTCAATAGAGAACTTACTGATTAAACAGATTATTATTGCCCGTTTTAAATACCACTTAACTTGGGTAAACGTGGGCAAGCGTGTTTGTGTTGAAGAAAGTACTGCTCGAAAGCAATATGTAAAATTTAAAAAAGAGCTTAGGAAAAATTTAACTACCCCACTCAATGAGGAATAA